A genomic region of Trueperaceae bacterium contains the following coding sequences:
- a CDS encoding IclR family transcriptional regulator, which translates to MTDRPGASTKYQVRAVSAAFKILGGLAETPRQTLSQLSSSLAMSNSLIYRMLATLEGEGMVYRDHHRRYSLGSRAMYLGYQAQRSLPVNEVAQPVIERLVEATSETVHLVLRAGLERVIVAMKESPQPVRVSTPIGTKFPMYYGGTGLCMFAYLPGELQEQILSRELQPKTPLMERDPTRIRELARTIKERGYHVAVGDFANDAFSIAAPVFGTDGHVLGAICVVGPDSRLTEEAQGRAVAAVKAAAGEISAALGYVGGQ; encoded by the coding sequence GTGACGGACAGACCCGGGGCCTCGACCAAGTACCAGGTGCGCGCGGTGAGCGCAGCCTTCAAGATCCTAGGTGGGTTGGCCGAGACGCCCCGCCAGACGCTCTCGCAACTCTCGTCGTCGCTGGCGATGAGCAACTCGCTGATCTACCGGATGCTCGCCACCCTCGAGGGCGAGGGCATGGTGTACCGGGACCATCACCGGCGCTACTCGCTCGGGTCGCGCGCCATGTACCTCGGCTACCAGGCGCAACGCAGCCTGCCGGTCAACGAGGTCGCCCAACCGGTCATAGAGCGCTTGGTGGAAGCCACGTCCGAGACCGTGCACCTGGTGCTCCGAGCCGGCCTCGAGCGCGTGATCGTGGCCATGAAGGAGTCGCCGCAGCCGGTTAGGGTCTCGACGCCCATAGGCACGAAGTTCCCCATGTACTACGGCGGAACGGGGCTATGCATGTTCGCGTACCTGCCCGGCGAGCTGCAGGAGCAGATCCTCAGCCGCGAGTTGCAGCCCAAGACCCCGCTCATGGAGCGCGACCCGACCAGGATCCGTGAGCTCGCCCGCACCATCAAGGAGCGCGGTTACCACGTCGCCGTCGGGGACTTCGCGAACGACGCGTTCTCCATCGCGGCGCCCGTCTTCGGCACGGACGGTCACGTGCTCGGCGCGATCTGCGTCGTGGGGCCCGACAGCAGGCTCACCGAGGAGGCCCAGGGGCGGGCCGTCGCGGCGGTCAAGGCGGCGGCCGGCGAGATCTCCGCGGCGCTGGGGTACGTCGGCGGGCAGTGA
- a CDS encoding amidase family protein, with product MSGVPTVTAPFSVDLRAARAPSAGEGWTFACKEMFDVAGHPATCGHPRFAALRGSRPTSAVVSHFQAAGAVLLGKTIQSELAFSSLGESRFYPVPVNPRWPGRVPGGSSSGCAAAVASGSVSFSLATDSAGSARIPAACCGVLGLSLGALGAWLRDAVVLSPTCDQLGVLAPDHASLRRAVERLIDLTEASHPPRVVVPEDLVAAHCSRGVARRFGRVVGRLRAEGVAVEACDSAALMESERVQRREGVLVLAEIAMSLADFLREVEDVSPAVRGRLAPYLGWSDARVDELRSRVLAPLVAFRQREDAPLLLPTLPVPPPKLGAPAALGSLTKFANLLSESSISVPTPEVGCSVMLMADRPAELLAFSRLLASMRRRTGVEA from the coding sequence GTGAGCGGCGTACCGACGGTGACGGCGCCGTTCAGCGTCGACCTCCGGGCAGCTCGCGCGCCCTCCGCCGGGGAAGGCTGGACCTTCGCCTGCAAGGAGATGTTCGACGTGGCCGGCCACCCCGCCACCTGCGGTCACCCGCGGTTCGCCGCCTTGCGCGGGAGCCGGCCGACGAGCGCCGTCGTGAGCCACTTCCAGGCGGCGGGGGCGGTGCTCCTCGGGAAGACCATCCAGAGCGAGCTGGCCTTCTCTAGCCTCGGCGAGAGCCGGTTCTACCCGGTGCCCGTCAACCCCCGGTGGCCCGGTCGCGTGCCGGGCGGCTCCTCGAGCGGTTGCGCCGCGGCGGTGGCGAGCGGCTCGGTCTCGTTCTCCCTCGCCACGGACAGCGCGGGCAGCGCCAGGATCCCGGCGGCCTGTTGCGGCGTGCTCGGCCTCTCGCTCGGCGCGTTGGGCGCATGGTTACGCGACGCGGTCGTGCTTTCGCCGACGTGCGACCAGCTCGGCGTGCTCGCGCCCGACCACGCTTCCCTGCGCCGGGCCGTGGAGCGACTCATCGACCTGACCGAGGCGAGCCATCCGCCACGCGTCGTGGTGCCGGAAGACCTCGTCGCCGCCCACTGCAGCCGCGGGGTCGCGAGGCGGTTCGGACGCGTCGTCGGCCGGTTGCGGGCGGAAGGTGTCGCGGTCGAGGCGTGCGACAGCGCCGCTCTCATGGAGAGCGAGCGGGTACAGCGAAGAGAAGGGGTCCTCGTCCTGGCCGAGATAGCCATGAGCCTCGCCGACTTCCTCCGCGAGGTCGAGGACGTGTCGCCCGCGGTGCGGGGGCGCCTCGCCCCCTACCTGGGTTGGAGCGATGCCCGGGTCGACGAGCTGAGGAGCCGCGTGCTCGCCCCCCTGGTGGCGTTCAGGCAACGCGAGGACGCGCCGCTCCTGCTGCCGACGCTCCCCGTGCCGCCGCCGAAGCTCGGCGCTCCGGCGGCCCTAGGGAGCCTGACGAAGTTTGCTAACCTGCTTTCAGAGAGTTCTATTTCGGTGCCGACGCCGGAGGTAGGGTGCAGCGTCATGCTCATGGCGGACCGGCCTGCGGAGTTGCTGGCCTTCTCGAGACTGCTAGCCTCGATGCGCAGGCGTACGGGGGTCGAGGCGTGA
- a CDS encoding prolyl oligopeptidase family serine peptidase, whose translation MSDTQRLPAATSGFTASRSAAATIAAVTERVVGTAYPVALLAAADGSGFAAFVRSPAGDVTRLIERDGTVAHDLPGVVQARWHAGGFVRNAQAGLERWSWENDEPERLGRWPGRRVSAAVGPDLWLAGPDTLWRHAPDGSQALEVGLGARLLGDVAAAPDGGTVAVRVAEGDGSSSSLLALARDGVELRRWHERGWCMLAPSFAGAGRLVVTRMSRDSQRRQVAVLDLASGAMTELVSETSGKGFAPLPPAVAAGDTICYVRYVEGWPLVCVLDLLTGRERVVNPGRHEDLTDVHDEPAFSPSARFLAFNSSAAGLRERHLYTFDVAAGVLARRSEALGATGAKAWLGDEALVFVESDAGAGAALRLLLPDGSTIGVADALRGRGDASARSPGGRSAPRDPAEAAIKPRGREVPLPLPITVCTPDRAVPADLYLPGGIGAGQRRPALVYAHGGVFRQLTRGYPASYAYTLLHEINLGLVELGFVVMSVEYRGSMGFGLEHEQANHMACGVADTLDCAAAASYLAALPYVDPARIGIWGLSWGGTLTLQALVRHPKTFAAGVSLAGIWDFDQRARYWNELQTGQPIYFDGRMGSAFGTRERARASARELAGQLEAPLLSLHGTLDESVDYPQQLLLEADAARLGKSVETVTFPGEKHVFGTADAWRKAVPRILGFLLDNLGRQGSTGE comes from the coding sequence GTGTCGGACACGCAGCGCCTGCCGGCGGCCACCTCGGGTTTCACGGCCTCCCGTTCCGCTGCTGCGACGATCGCCGCCGTTACCGAGCGCGTCGTCGGCACGGCGTACCCGGTGGCGCTGCTCGCCGCCGCCGACGGCAGCGGCTTCGCCGCGTTCGTCCGCTCCCCTGCGGGCGACGTCACCAGGCTGATCGAGCGCGACGGGACCGTGGCGCACGACCTGCCCGGGGTGGTGCAGGCGCGCTGGCACGCCGGCGGGTTCGTGCGCAACGCGCAGGCAGGGCTGGAACGCTGGTCCTGGGAGAACGACGAGCCGGAGCGCCTGGGTCGGTGGCCCGGGCGCAGGGTCTCCGCCGCCGTAGGCCCCGACCTCTGGTTGGCCGGGCCCGATACGCTCTGGCGCCACGCCCCCGACGGCTCCCAAGCGTTGGAGGTCGGGTTGGGCGCTCGCCTGCTCGGCGACGTCGCGGCTGCTCCTGACGGGGGGACAGTCGCCGTGCGGGTGGCGGAGGGCGACGGGAGCTCCTCGTCCCTGCTGGCGCTCGCGCGCGACGGGGTCGAGCTCCGGCGGTGGCACGAGCGGGGGTGGTGCATGCTAGCGCCGTCGTTCGCGGGCGCCGGGCGGCTGGTGGTCACCCGCATGTCGCGCGACTCGCAGCGGCGCCAAGTCGCTGTTCTCGACCTCGCGAGCGGAGCGATGACCGAGCTGGTGTCCGAGACGAGCGGCAAGGGGTTCGCCCCCCTGCCGCCCGCCGTCGCTGCCGGCGACACCATCTGTTACGTGCGCTACGTCGAAGGTTGGCCCCTCGTCTGCGTGCTCGACCTCCTTACGGGCCGCGAGCGGGTCGTGAACCCGGGGCGGCACGAAGACCTCACCGACGTGCACGACGAGCCCGCCTTCTCGCCCAGTGCCAGGTTCCTCGCGTTCAACAGCAGCGCCGCCGGCCTGCGCGAGCGGCACCTCTACACGTTCGACGTCGCCGCCGGCGTCCTGGCGCGGCGTTCCGAAGCGCTGGGCGCCACCGGCGCCAAGGCGTGGTTGGGCGACGAAGCGTTGGTGTTCGTGGAGTCGGATGCCGGTGCTGGGGCGGCGCTGCGGCTACTGCTTCCCGACGGTTCGACCATCGGCGTCGCCGACGCCCTGCGCGGTCGGGGCGACGCTTCCGCGCGGTCGCCTGGCGGCCGGTCCGCGCCCCGCGACCCGGCGGAGGCCGCGATCAAACCCCGCGGCCGTGAGGTGCCGTTGCCGCTGCCCATCACTGTCTGCACGCCCGACCGCGCCGTCCCTGCCGACCTCTACCTGCCTGGCGGCATCGGAGCGGGGCAGAGACGCCCGGCGCTCGTCTACGCGCACGGCGGCGTGTTCAGGCAGCTCACGCGCGGCTACCCCGCCAGCTACGCGTACACGCTCCTGCACGAGATCAACCTTGGCCTCGTCGAGCTGGGGTTCGTCGTGATGTCCGTCGAGTACCGGGGCAGCATGGGGTTCGGGTTGGAGCACGAGCAGGCGAACCACATGGCGTGCGGTGTCGCCGACACCCTGGATTGCGCCGCGGCAGCGAGCTACCTGGCGGCGCTGCCGTACGTGGATCCGGCTCGGATCGGCATCTGGGGGCTAAGTTGGGGTGGCACCCTGACCCTGCAGGCGCTCGTGCGGCATCCGAAGACGTTCGCGGCCGGGGTGAGCCTCGCCGGCATCTGGGACTTCGACCAGCGCGCCAGGTACTGGAACGAGTTGCAGACGGGCCAACCCATCTACTTCGACGGGCGCATGGGGAGCGCGTTCGGGACCCGGGAGCGCGCCCGCGCCTCCGCTCGCGAGCTGGCCGGGCAGCTCGAGGCCCCGCTGCTCAGCTTGCACGGCACGTTGGACGAATCCGTCGACTACCCCCAACAGCTGCTCCTGGAGGCCGACGCGGCGAGGCTAGGCAAGAGCGTGGAGACCGTGACGTTCCCTGGCGAGAAGCACGTGTTCGGCACGGCGGACGCATGGCGCAAGGCGGTGCCACGGATCCTCGGCTTCCTGCTCGACAACCTTGGGCGCCAGGGGTCGACGGGGGAGTGA
- a CDS encoding ABC transporter permease, producing MAGAAPEGRSEAARGDSHGRRVRRALLRRFRRPGALLGVVLLLVLLAAAVLAPSIQRHDPTAIHYRALQVGPDAEFWFGTDDLGRSVFARVLHGLRTSLLIGAASVGLALVIGVPLGLVAGYAGGRLDALIVRLLEIDLAFPSILLAIAIVAVLGPGTMNTVYAIAASTVPIYALTVRSTTRALAQRDYVQAARALGAGDWRILLRHLLPGVVPPLLVITTVNVGSAVLAAAGLGYLGLGAQPPTPELGTMLSEARAYLRQAWWMSVFPGLTITCLVLAMNLVGDALGDVYDVRSAGKRG from the coding sequence GTGGCAGGCGCCGCGCCCGAGGGCCGCTCGGAGGCCGCCCGAGGCGATTCCCACGGGCGGCGCGTCAGGCGCGCGCTCCTGCGGCGCTTCCGCCGACCCGGAGCGCTCCTCGGCGTCGTCCTGTTGCTCGTACTGCTCGCGGCCGCGGTCCTCGCACCGAGCATCCAGCGCCACGACCCGACCGCCATCCACTACCGCGCACTGCAAGTCGGCCCCGACGCCGAGTTCTGGTTCGGCACCGACGACCTGGGGCGCAGCGTCTTCGCGCGCGTGCTTCACGGCCTGCGGACGTCGCTGCTGATCGGCGCGGCGTCGGTCGGCCTCGCCCTCGTGATCGGCGTGCCGCTCGGGCTCGTGGCGGGGTACGCGGGAGGGCGTCTCGACGCGCTGATCGTCAGGTTGCTCGAGATCGACCTGGCGTTCCCGTCCATACTCCTGGCCATCGCCATCGTGGCCGTCCTCGGCCCGGGGACCATGAACACGGTGTACGCCATCGCGGCCTCGACGGTGCCCATCTACGCCCTCACCGTGCGGTCCACGACGCGCGCCCTCGCCCAGCGCGACTACGTGCAGGCCGCTCGTGCCCTGGGCGCCGGCGACTGGCGCATCCTCCTGCGTCACCTGCTGCCCGGCGTCGTGCCGCCGCTCCTGGTCATCACGACCGTGAACGTCGGCTCGGCCGTCCTCGCCGCCGCCGGGCTCGGCTACCTGGGCCTCGGCGCCCAGCCGCCCACCCCCGAGCTCGGCACCATGCTCAGCGAGGCGCGGGCCTACCTGCGGCAGGCCTGGTGGATGTCGGTGTTCCCCGGCCTCACCATCACGTGCCTGGTGCTCGCGATGAACCTCGTGGGGGACGCGCTCGGCGACGTCTACGACGTGCGCTCGGCAGGGAAGAGGGGCTGA
- a CDS encoding ABC transporter permease, protein MASRLSGKLLALVVVLVGVSLATFLMIHAVPGDPAFALLGDQATASDIARVRRDLGLDRPLPEQYVRYVARAVQGDLGTSIRTGQPVIQAIKERFPSTIYLTIGAIFLSTLSGLAVGVLAAVSKSRVVEFLVSVFPLVGLSLPTFWSGLLLITLFGLVLKWVPVVGDAGWRSLVLPAVALALPTSAVVARMTRTTMLATMSEEFVRTARAKGVPGRLVVYKHALKAALIPVVTVVSLQFGALLGGAIVVESVFARPGLGRLAVEAILARDFPVIQGVVLVSAVVFVLVNFAAEMAYSLLDPRISKS, encoded by the coding sequence ATGGCGTCTCGGCTATCCGGTAAGCTCCTGGCCCTCGTCGTCGTGCTGGTGGGGGTCTCGCTCGCCACGTTCCTGATGATCCACGCGGTGCCGGGCGATCCGGCGTTCGCGCTGCTGGGGGACCAGGCGACTGCCTCCGACATCGCGCGCGTGCGCCGCGACCTCGGCCTGGACAGACCGTTGCCCGAGCAGTACGTGCGGTACGTGGCCCGCGCGGTGCAGGGCGATCTCGGCACCAGTATCAGGACGGGCCAGCCCGTCATCCAGGCGATCAAGGAACGCTTCCCTTCCACTATCTACCTGACCATCGGGGCTATCTTCCTGTCCACGCTCTCCGGTCTGGCCGTCGGCGTCCTGGCCGCCGTCAGCAAGAGCAGGGTCGTCGAGTTCCTCGTATCCGTGTTCCCGCTCGTCGGCCTCTCGTTGCCGACGTTCTGGTCGGGGCTCCTGCTCATCACGCTCTTCGGTCTGGTCCTCAAGTGGGTACCGGTGGTCGGCGACGCCGGGTGGCGGAGCCTGGTCCTGCCCGCCGTGGCCCTGGCCCTGCCGACCTCGGCGGTCGTAGCCCGGATGACCCGTACGACGATGCTCGCCACGATGAGCGAGGAGTTCGTGCGCACGGCCAGGGCGAAGGGCGTGCCGGGCAGGCTCGTCGTCTACAAGCACGCGCTCAAGGCCGCGCTCATCCCGGTGGTGACGGTGGTCAGCCTCCAGTTCGGCGCGTTGCTCGGCGGAGCCATCGTGGTCGAGAGCGTCTTCGCGCGGCCGGGGTTGGGCAGGCTGGCGGTCGAGGCCATCCTCGCCCGCGACTTTCCCGTCATCCAGGGCGTGGTCCTCGTGTCGGCCGTGGTGTTCGTTCTCGTCAACTTCGCCGCCGAGATGGCGTACTCGCTCCTCGACCCGAGGATCTCCAAGAGCTGA
- a CDS encoding ABC transporter substrate-binding protein — MKLRTVVGSLLACLAIALTGVGLAQTAGGSVVIAINAEPDSLDPQKSATAVVNQVMRYIGDTLVNKDLDGNYIPGLATSWAPSADDTVWTFTLREGVTFHNGRPVNAEAVRASFLRAKDPATQSAVAAGLLAPVDDVVAVGEYTLEFHLARPYYLLIENLTQQALAVIDAQAAAELGADFNRRPVLTGPWKVGPWASGSQITLERNPDYAWGPEYAHDGAAYLDTIVFQVIPDQATATAAFLAGNVDLLTVAPSDVEQLSDAGGYTMLSFMRKGLGLYMAYNVNKAPFDDPLVRRAMAYLIDKDALVAVSLRGLGQPACGPLPPSILGYWDGICDYAAPYDPARGLEILAEAGYTQQGGKLVKDGQPLAFSIITSSTYGWPQSAQVVQAMLKELGITVDVELVEHTTLLAQGREGAHQAIFLGYTYTSADILNSYLNSANIGTGYNWAHYADPEIDSRLALTRGTSDDALRAETYAELQRMVLDLGLWLPLWINDNYIALQPRVEGAQLSKEGFVALLDAYVK; from the coding sequence ATGAAGCTCAGAACGGTAGTTGGCTCGTTGCTAGCCTGCTTGGCCATCGCCCTCACCGGCGTCGGCCTGGCGCAGACGGCCGGAGGCTCGGTCGTCATCGCCATCAACGCGGAGCCGGACTCGCTCGACCCGCAGAAGAGCGCCACGGCCGTCGTCAACCAGGTCATGCGCTACATCGGCGACACCCTCGTCAACAAGGACCTGGACGGCAACTACATCCCCGGCCTTGCCACTTCCTGGGCGCCGTCGGCCGACGACACGGTCTGGACCTTCACCCTGCGCGAGGGCGTCACGTTCCATAACGGCAGGCCCGTGAACGCCGAGGCCGTGCGGGCGTCGTTCCTGCGCGCCAAGGACCCGGCCACCCAGAGCGCGGTGGCGGCGGGGCTCCTGGCACCCGTCGACGACGTCGTCGCGGTGGGCGAGTACACGCTGGAGTTCCACCTCGCCAGGCCGTACTACTTGCTGATCGAGAACCTCACCCAGCAGGCGCTCGCCGTCATCGACGCGCAAGCGGCGGCGGAGCTCGGTGCCGACTTCAACCGCCGACCCGTGCTCACCGGTCCCTGGAAGGTCGGGCCGTGGGCGAGCGGCAGCCAGATCACCCTCGAGCGCAACCCCGACTACGCTTGGGGTCCCGAGTACGCTCACGACGGCGCCGCCTACCTGGACACGATCGTCTTCCAGGTGATCCCCGACCAGGCCACGGCTACGGCCGCGTTCCTCGCCGGGAACGTCGACCTCCTGACCGTCGCGCCGAGCGATGTCGAGCAGCTCAGCGACGCCGGCGGCTACACGATGCTCAGCTTCATGCGTAAGGGCCTGGGCCTCTACATGGCCTACAACGTCAACAAGGCGCCGTTCGACGATCCGCTCGTCCGCCGGGCCATGGCGTACCTCATCGACAAGGACGCGCTCGTCGCCGTGTCCTTGCGCGGTCTCGGCCAGCCCGCCTGCGGGCCGCTTCCGCCCAGCATCCTGGGCTATTGGGACGGCATCTGCGACTACGCGGCGCCTTACGACCCGGCGCGTGGCCTCGAGATCCTCGCAGAGGCCGGTTACACCCAGCAGGGCGGCAAGCTCGTCAAGGACGGCCAACCCCTCGCCTTCTCCATCATCACGTCGAGCACCTACGGCTGGCCCCAGTCCGCGCAGGTCGTGCAGGCCATGCTGAAGGAGCTGGGCATCACCGTGGACGTCGAGCTGGTCGAGCACACGACGCTGCTCGCCCAGGGCCGCGAGGGCGCGCACCAGGCCATCTTCCTCGGCTACACCTACACGTCGGCGGACATCCTCAACTCCTACCTGAACTCCGCCAACATCGGCACCGGCTACAACTGGGCGCATTACGCCGACCCCGAGATCGACTCGCGCCTCGCGCTCACGCGCGGCACGTCGGACGACGCCCTGCGCGCCGAGACCTACGCCGAGCTCCAGCGGATGGTCCTCGACCTGGGCCTCTGGCTCCCTCTATGGATCAACGACAACTACATCGCGTTGCAGCCGCGCGTCGAGGGTGCGCAGCTGAGCAAGGAAGGCTTCGTCGCCCTCCTCGACGCCTACGTGAAGTAA
- a CDS encoding amidohydrolase family protein, protein MQATFRNGRLFREGRFQRADIEVVDGRIAAINASTAPGRAGTDVNEVDLGGAFVIPGLVDAHTHLVLSQDAARAEPLSARVLKGVRNARVQLRSGVTSVRDVGGPGRIAVELKEAIRAGMVEGPRVDTSGSFVCAPGGHVSYWGREATGEEEARLAVREQRAAGADFIKIMASGGVADEGEDPEAPQFEPGELRALVSEAASTGTYVAAHAHPATAIRLCLEAGVRTIEHASFIDERGVELAVERGAYIVPTFIVYDVIARSETLGGFQRDLAARVLEKKAEAFLAAVAAGVKWGAGTDAGTYMPQGQLWQELLFIERLGVPAEAVLTAATRTNAEILQTDEIGRLEPGAWADLLVLAADPTADLTTLSTPTLVVKGGVVVHRDQNSAPPSASNPA, encoded by the coding sequence ATGCAGGCTACGTTCAGGAACGGACGCCTCTTCCGAGAGGGACGGTTCCAAAGGGCTGACATCGAGGTCGTTGACGGGCGCATCGCCGCCATCAACGCTTCCACGGCCCCGGGCCGCGCTGGGACGGACGTGAACGAGGTCGACCTGGGCGGGGCCTTCGTGATCCCTGGCCTCGTCGACGCTCACACCCATCTCGTTCTCAGTCAGGATGCGGCGCGAGCCGAGCCGCTGAGCGCGCGGGTCCTCAAGGGCGTCAGGAACGCGCGTGTCCAGCTGCGCTCCGGTGTGACGAGCGTGCGCGACGTCGGCGGCCCGGGTCGGATCGCGGTCGAGCTGAAGGAGGCCATCCGCGCCGGCATGGTCGAGGGTCCGAGGGTCGACACCAGCGGCTCCTTCGTCTGTGCCCCCGGCGGTCACGTCAGCTACTGGGGGCGGGAGGCGACCGGCGAGGAGGAAGCGCGGCTGGCCGTGCGCGAGCAGCGCGCCGCGGGCGCCGATTTCATCAAGATCATGGCGAGCGGCGGCGTCGCCGACGAAGGCGAGGACCCGGAGGCCCCGCAGTTCGAGCCCGGAGAGCTGCGGGCGCTGGTCTCAGAGGCCGCCTCGACGGGCACCTACGTGGCCGCCCACGCGCACCCCGCGACGGCCATCCGGCTCTGCCTCGAGGCGGGGGTCCGCACCATCGAGCACGCGAGCTTCATCGACGAACGCGGGGTAGAGCTGGCGGTGGAGCGCGGGGCCTACATCGTCCCGACGTTCATCGTCTACGACGTGATCGCCCGCTCCGAGACCCTAGGCGGCTTCCAACGCGACCTCGCCGCGCGGGTGCTCGAGAAGAAGGCGGAGGCCTTCCTCGCAGCGGTGGCCGCCGGCGTCAAGTGGGGGGCCGGCACCGACGCGGGCACCTACATGCCGCAAGGGCAGCTCTGGCAGGAGCTCCTCTTCATCGAGCGCCTCGGCGTTCCCGCCGAGGCCGTCCTCACGGCCGCCACGCGGACGAACGCGGAGATCCTGCAGACGGACGAGATCGGTCGCCTCGAGCCGGGCGCCTGGGCCGACCTGCTCGTACTGGCCGCCGACCCGACCGCCGATCTGACCACGCTCAGCACCCCCACCCTCGTCGTGAAGGGCGGGGTAGTCGTTCACCGAGACCAGAACTCGGCGCCGCCCTCGGCGTCCAACCCAGCATGA
- a CDS encoding alcohol dehydrogenase catalytic domain-containing protein has translation MRVLSVGVCGTDLHAFLGDQPMIEYPVVPGHELAVEVLELGSPAPGLAVGDRCTVIPYLDCGRCGACKRGKGNCCERLTVLGVHVDGGLRERFTLPSRLLLPANDLDDDRLALTEMLAIGAHAAARARLEPTDTVAVIGVGPIGLGVLAAAARRCAGLVGVDRSPDRLAFMEGTRLATPVAGGERLAERLRDALGGELPTVVFDATGNVASMQAAPDLVAPGGRVVLVGHTRHQLTFENPTVHRKELSILASRNATRRDFEEVLSALRSEATDPRTWITDRTDLQGAVREFPGWASGSTALVKALVRLS, from the coding sequence GTGAGGGTGCTGAGCGTCGGCGTGTGCGGCACCGACCTCCACGCCTTCCTCGGCGATCAGCCGATGATCGAGTACCCCGTCGTGCCTGGTCACGAGCTGGCCGTCGAGGTCCTCGAGCTCGGCTCGCCCGCGCCCGGGCTCGCCGTCGGCGATCGCTGCACCGTGATCCCGTACCTCGACTGCGGTCGGTGCGGCGCATGCAAGCGCGGCAAGGGCAACTGCTGCGAACGGCTCACCGTGCTCGGCGTCCACGTCGACGGGGGCCTGAGGGAGCGCTTCACCCTGCCGTCACGGCTGCTGCTGCCGGCCAACGATCTCGACGACGACCGTCTCGCGCTCACCGAGATGCTGGCCATCGGGGCGCACGCCGCGGCGCGTGCCCGCCTCGAGCCCACCGACACGGTAGCCGTGATCGGCGTGGGCCCCATCGGCCTCGGCGTGCTGGCGGCCGCGGCCCGCCGCTGCGCCGGCCTCGTCGGCGTCGATCGCAGCCCCGACCGCCTGGCCTTCATGGAGGGAACGCGCCTCGCGACGCCGGTGGCAGGGGGCGAGCGACTGGCGGAGCGCCTACGCGACGCCTTGGGAGGGGAGCTACCGACGGTCGTCTTCGACGCTACCGGCAACGTCGCCTCCATGCAGGCCGCTCCCGACCTGGTCGCCCCCGGAGGGCGGGTGGTGCTCGTCGGGCACACCCGGCACCAGCTCACGTTCGAGAACCCCACCGTCCACCGCAAGGAGTTGAGCATCCTCGCGAGCCGCAACGCCACGCGCCGCGACTTCGAGGAGGTGCTGAGCGCCCTGCGCTCGGAGGCCACGGACCCGCGCACATGGATCACGGACCGCACGGACCTGCAGGGCGCCGTGCGCGAGTTCCCCGGTTGGGCGAGCGGGTCGACCGCGCTCGTCAAGGCGCTGGTGCGGCTGTCGTGA
- a CDS encoding aldo/keto reductase, giving the protein MKVVALGRTGLNVSVVGLGASAIGGVYGPVAEADAIATVAAALEAGMTLFDTAPAYGATRSEALLGRALRGVPRGSYVLSTKAGKTTSKSGVDSFDFSESGVRRSVSESLERLGTDRLDIVHLHDFDYQGGRHMDQAIAEGFPALNALKAEGIVGAIGAGIYFMEQWKRTLLEVRLDAALLHNHHTLCDVRAHELLPLLGSRGIGVINAAPFASGLLCGSEPAAWHPAPPEARALFAQAAALTASLGVPIARLALQFAASESRLPVTLFSCADPGTLRRNLGWLGSPPDLDLVAKVQRLLEPVMNRRWAYGA; this is encoded by the coding sequence GTGAAGGTCGTCGCCCTCGGTCGCACCGGGCTGAACGTGAGCGTCGTCGGCCTCGGCGCCTCCGCCATCGGCGGGGTGTACGGGCCGGTCGCGGAGGCGGACGCCATCGCCACGGTAGCCGCCGCCCTCGAGGCGGGCATGACGCTGTTCGACACGGCGCCGGCCTACGGCGCCACGCGCTCCGAGGCCCTGCTGGGGCGCGCGCTCCGCGGCGTCCCTAGAGGGAGCTACGTCCTCTCGACCAAGGCGGGCAAGACGACCTCGAAGAGCGGCGTCGACAGCTTCGACTTCTCGGAGTCCGGCGTCAGGCGTTCCGTGTCCGAGAGCCTCGAGCGCCTCGGGACCGATCGCCTCGACATCGTGCACCTGCACGACTTCGACTACCAGGGCGGGCGTCACATGGACCAGGCCATCGCCGAGGGGTTCCCCGCGTTGAACGCCCTCAAGGCCGAGGGGATCGTCGGCGCGATCGGTGCCGGCATCTACTTCATGGAGCAGTGGAAGCGCACCCTGCTCGAGGTCCGGCTGGACGCGGCGCTGCTCCACAACCACCACACCCTGTGCGACGTGCGGGCGCACGAGCTCCTTCCCCTGCTCGGGTCCCGCGGGATCGGCGTCATCAACGCCGCCCCGTTCGCCAGCGGCCTCCTCTGCGGCAGCGAGCCGGCGGCGTGGCACCCGGCGCCGCCCGAGGCGCGCGCCCTGTTCGCGCAAGCCGCCGCCCTCACGGCGAGCCTGGGCGTGCCCATCGCGCGCCTGGCGCTGCAGTTCGCCGCCTCGGAGTCTCGCCTACCCGTCACCCTCTTCAGCTGCGCCGACCCGGGCACCCTGAGGCGCAACCTAGGGTGGCTCGGCAGCCCTCCCGACCTCGACCTGGTAGCCAAGGTCCAGCGCCTGCTCGAGCCCGTCATGAACCGGCGATGGGCGTACGGGGCATGA